The genomic stretch TTGGTATAAAATGTAATAAGTTAATATAGTTTAATTTGAAGAACTGGTTTCCTTTTGTTTGGTTGACCGAATTAATGTTACAATCAAATAAATAATTCCAGCATTCAATGCTAGTAAAGCCACCATCTTAATGTCTTTTAATATTCCTATTATATAACCGACATATGGAACTGTTAGGATCACTTCACCAGAAATGTCTTCATAAGTCAGTGCTATTTGGTTTCCATATTCATCTGTCCATTCATCATAATCACCTTGTTCTCTCAAAGCACCTTGCGTATAATAAATTTTTGTCCCATCTAGTTTTTTCTCGATATCTCCTAAATAATGTGTTACCACACCTTTATCTCCTAGTTCAGGAAGATATACCTCAAAAGTAATGACATCTCTAACCTCTAACTCATCTTCATCCACGTCTTTTATTACAATCAGATCATTTACGTTAATATCCGGTTCCATACTGTTAGAGACAACGACATAAGTCTTAAAACCAAAATAATCTAACGTCTTTGTTGGAAGAAACAGTTCAACTAAAATATAGGATGAAATTACAATCACTACTACATAAAATAGAACACTTATTATCTTTTCTCTCATAAGACTACCTCACTTCGAATGCGACTTAACACGTTCGGACTTTCTTCCTAAAATGAGTACGTAATATAATAATACCAGAAAGGTATGGCTAGCGACAAGGTATAGATACCCTGTTAAGAAAGAAGATGAATAGTAGATAGTTCCTAATATAGATGCTTCTTTAATAAAAACACCGTATACATGATCCTCTGAAACCGTAGTAGATAATAGTCCATCATAAGTTGTCTCTATTTGGTTTGAATCCATGTCCTTATCTACAACTCTCTCAACCCAGGGTATGTCAATTTGATAATCGCAACACATCACGACCTCAGTGCCAGGCTCAAGTTCTTTTAAATTATAGCGCTCAATTTGTACAATATCAGTTTTCATGACTTGATTAATATCTTGATCTGGTAAAACTGCTTCTGTGTATGCATGGTTAAAAATCCGGTATTCATAGTTTGAGTTCATAAGATATAAAGTCATGATTATAACATTTATAAATAGAACAAGAACTAGCATGTAAAAACCAATCCAAGTAATGTTCTTTGATAAGTTTTTTTTATTCAAATGATTTTTCTCTGCTTCGCTACTATTCATGAATCTTTCCTCCACGTGCGGTTTATTCTTCTTGTTCATCTTGTAACTTTTTGAACTCTTCTCGTTCCTTTTTACCTTGCTTTAGTAAAATAACCACTGCTACTATAATGCCAATATTTACAAGCATGGCAACTATACCAAATGGGCTTTGCAAAAATAAAATTATAGATCCGATTGCAGGTAGTTGAAACATATATTCTCCAAGAATATCCTCTTCTAATAACAACCAAGTGTCTGGTACAATCTCAGTCTCACTCGAAAAATATCGATGTGTTTTAAAAGAGTAGTCATTATTATTGTTTTTATTGATTGAGTAAATATAGTGTGTGACAACTTCTTTTTCTCCATCATAATTAATATCTGTTCTAAATGTAATAATATCTCCGACTTTAAGTTCTTCTACAGCAAAGTCGTTGACAACTACCACATCATTTCTATCAATGACAGGTTCCATACTTTGAGAAATGACGACATATGGTTTAAATCCAAAGATTTTTACTGTCTGATCTGGTAAAAAAACTGCAATCACGATATAGAGCGATAATACACCTGTAACTAGTAAAAATAATCCGTATTTAATATATTCCCAAACCGTAGTTTTAGACGTTGTCTTTTCCATATATAAGCTCCTAATCCATTTGTTTTATCTGTTTATCTATTATATCCTTGATAATAAAAATAACACGAATTTAGTTTCGTGTTATTTATTATATACTTACACTTGTTTCCAGTATTTCCGCCAATTATTTATTTCATTACTTTCAGGTCTTATATTTTTATGTTGTCTCTTTGCTTCATATATATTCCCATTATAGGTTACAAGGTCGCCTGAATAATAGGTCGTATTGGCATCCCATTCAAAGATTTGATTCCATTCTCCAATCCTTACAGTTGCAGTGACTTGGTTAGTCCCACTTACAGTCATCCCATTAGACCAATATGCAAAAGTTTTTGAAGTTGATAAAATCATGGCGAAAAC from Haloplasma contractile SSD-17B encodes the following:
- a CDS encoding carbohydrate-binding protein, translated to MDRKKRIIKSVVLLFMVFAMILSTSKTFAYWSNGMTVSGTNQVTATVRIGEWNQIFEWDANTTYYSGDLVTYNGNIYEAKRQHKNIRPESNEINNWRKYWKQV
- a CDS encoding signal peptidase I, yielding MREKIISVLFYVVVIVISSYILVELFLPTKTLDYFGFKTYVVVSNSMEPDINVNDLIVIKDVDEDELEVRDVITFEVYLPELGDKGVVTHYLGDIEKKLDGTKIYYTQGALREQGDYDEWTDEYGNQIALTYEDISGEVILTVPYVGYIIGILKDIKMVALLALNAGIIYLIVTLIRSTKQKETSSSN
- a CDS encoding signal peptidase I encodes the protein MEKTTSKTTVWEYIKYGLFLLVTGVLSLYIVIAVFLPDQTVKIFGFKPYVVISQSMEPVIDRNDVVVVNDFAVEELKVGDIITFRTDINYDGEKEVVTHYIYSINKNNNNDYSFKTHRYFSSETEIVPDTWLLLEEDILGEYMFQLPAIGSIILFLQSPFGIVAMLVNIGIIVAVVILLKQGKKEREEFKKLQDEQEE